A window of Pusillimonas sp. T7-7 contains these coding sequences:
- a CDS encoding sensor histidine kinase: MNPSISRPSGKAWSLLLQAITVLILGLAAMRCQAGPILVPAEQDWPIALPHHDIRVFEDRDAAMSLEDVATLDQHQFQPLDTVQIPTPSRSAWWLRFDVENIGQKPLDLRLVLSDAVSIRGRIDYYQQHNTQWHHIAMGAEVPVSPHTAHSARRQALPFNLSPHERTTVIVRVTSVSRLAINPWLYDREAYMAAELHSALWDGILIGGLLFLAWGALLIALMSRSLNFGLLALLCIVVTLYEAAQRGYAKVFLWPQASDWALRGPAFLGFASMALVLTFVLAIAQREGIRIPGRRLIVVVIAFQAMTALAGLFGGPYWAAQLAPFAMGLYGASVLVCAVILLKASVPSSRAMIIAGVFIASHTLLRLLEQTGWLSQFVAGLGIGSMATNPVLAIARLALNMGVLVAWTTIVAKQRTDANNELMRMREQESERLKEQVAIQTEALNRSLLYANEENRRKTETLSYVGHDLRAPLATIVGYARMLQAGSTPEQKNHIEAIERSANYQMSLIDEIVDYARHEQPTPLNITLEAIALKELLDNIMQHAQALARHQSNRLELHAETPLPTMVKTDHKRLQQVLLNLISNAAKFTRNGYIQLTVGVQHTQAQTELVFQVKDSGAGIELKQHDSIFNAYTQLDARPGSAGLGLHIAQRIIQNMNGTITLDSRPGEGSRFRLSIPVEFLTDDTIRIDEIIAIVRPEDKTPSLSSPQHIPPVELRVDLAKYAREGQLSSIENWLNQQTTAHPGCAPFFSLVQQALKTLDFDRIETLALANTK, from the coding sequence ATGAACCCCTCAATCTCCCGACCCAGCGGCAAAGCCTGGAGCCTGCTTCTTCAAGCCATCACCGTCCTTATCCTGGGCCTGGCAGCCATGCGTTGCCAAGCTGGCCCCATTTTGGTTCCTGCGGAACAAGACTGGCCGATTGCTTTGCCGCATCACGACATTCGAGTGTTTGAAGACCGTGATGCAGCCATGTCGCTTGAAGACGTTGCCACACTTGATCAACACCAGTTCCAGCCGTTGGACACCGTTCAGATCCCAACGCCTTCCCGGTCAGCCTGGTGGCTCAGATTTGACGTAGAAAATATCGGTCAGAAACCGTTGGACTTGCGCCTGGTGCTAAGCGACGCTGTATCCATAAGAGGCCGTATTGACTATTACCAGCAACACAACACGCAATGGCATCACATTGCCATGGGTGCAGAAGTGCCTGTGTCTCCCCATACAGCCCACAGTGCTCGTAGACAGGCATTACCCTTCAACCTGAGCCCTCATGAGCGCACTACCGTCATCGTGCGCGTTACCAGCGTAAGCAGGCTGGCCATCAACCCATGGCTGTACGACCGCGAAGCATACATGGCCGCCGAATTGCATTCGGCGCTATGGGATGGCATTCTGATCGGAGGCCTGCTGTTCCTCGCATGGGGAGCGCTGCTTATCGCCCTGATGAGCCGCAGCCTGAACTTCGGCCTGCTGGCCCTGCTGTGTATCGTTGTTACGCTTTATGAAGCGGCGCAAAGGGGCTACGCCAAAGTCTTTTTATGGCCGCAAGCAAGTGACTGGGCCCTGCGTGGGCCGGCCTTCCTGGGGTTCGCGTCGATGGCACTTGTATTGACTTTCGTCTTGGCCATCGCCCAACGTGAGGGCATACGCATACCCGGCCGAAGATTGATCGTGGTTGTCATTGCTTTCCAGGCAATGACAGCATTGGCCGGCCTGTTCGGCGGCCCGTACTGGGCCGCACAACTGGCGCCCTTCGCCATGGGTTTATATGGCGCCAGTGTCCTGGTGTGCGCGGTCATACTGCTGAAGGCATCTGTACCCAGCAGCCGGGCCATGATCATCGCTGGCGTTTTCATCGCATCGCACACGCTGTTGCGCCTGCTTGAACAAACGGGCTGGCTGTCGCAGTTCGTTGCCGGGCTTGGTATTGGTTCCATGGCCACCAACCCTGTATTGGCCATAGCCCGGCTGGCGCTCAACATGGGCGTGCTGGTGGCCTGGACCACCATAGTTGCCAAACAGCGCACGGACGCCAATAACGAGCTAATGCGCATGCGCGAGCAGGAAAGCGAACGATTAAAGGAACAAGTGGCTATTCAAACCGAAGCTCTGAACCGGTCTTTGCTGTACGCCAATGAAGAGAATCGCCGGAAGACAGAAACGCTAAGCTACGTAGGCCACGACTTGCGTGCTCCGCTGGCCACCATCGTTGGGTATGCCCGAATGCTTCAGGCAGGCTCCACGCCAGAGCAAAAAAATCATATCGAAGCCATTGAACGCAGTGCAAACTATCAAATGTCATTGATTGACGAAATCGTTGACTATGCCCGGCATGAGCAGCCCACGCCACTGAACATAACGCTGGAAGCCATCGCGCTAAAAGAGTTGCTGGACAATATCATGCAGCATGCTCAAGCACTGGCTCGACACCAGAGCAATCGTCTGGAGCTACATGCAGAAACGCCCTTGCCCACCATGGTCAAGACGGATCACAAACGCCTGCAACAGGTACTGCTGAACTTGATTTCCAATGCCGCCAAATTCACCCGCAACGGCTATATACAACTCACCGTCGGCGTACAGCACACGCAAGCACAAACGGAACTGGTATTTCAAGTAAAGGATTCGGGTGCGGGCATAGAGCTAAAGCAGCACGACTCGATCTTCAATGCCTACACGCAACTTGATGCGCGGCCGGGCAGTGCGGGGCTGGGCCTTCATATTGCCCAGCGCATCATTCAGAACATGAATGGCACCATTACCCTTGACAGCCGCCCCGGGGAAGGCAGCCGTTTCAGGCTTAGCATACCCGTTGAATTCTTGACTGACGATACCATAAGGATTGACGAGATCATCGCAATAGTCCGGCCAGAAGATAAGACACCAAGCCTGAGCAGCCCGCAGCATATACCTCCGGTCGAACTACGTGTGGACCTGGCCAAGTATGCGCGGGAAGGACAACTGAGCAGCATAGAAAACTGGCTGAATCAGCAAACAACGGCTCACCCAGGCTGTGCACCTTTCTTCAGCCTGGTGCAACAGGCGCTTAAAACCCTGGATTTTGATCGTATTGAAACGCTTGCACTGGCAAATACCAAATGA
- a CDS encoding helix-turn-helix domain-containing protein, which translates to MSNITTQPVESAPHLLIIDDRLDELRLLIELVRGQGYRISIAFDGAQGYQRAQALQPDLILLDVHMPVLNGFNASRLLKNDPATAHIPIIFLTSANDLNDRLEGLTNGGVDYVIKPFEQEEVLARIRIHLGRKNAQAPAETIKPGGQSQKDMTLVKAACSYLSTRLSQPPTQEVLAKILHTNEKRLIRAFRKELNLTVFEYIREQRIKQASQMLLETSLLVSEIAEELGFSSSANFATAFKAQVGITPSEFRERGGNQTPINVSASIE; encoded by the coding sequence ATGAGCAATATCACTACACAACCGGTAGAATCCGCCCCGCACCTGCTTATTATCGACGACCGCCTGGATGAACTGCGCCTGCTGATAGAACTGGTTCGCGGACAAGGTTATAGGATTAGCATTGCATTCGACGGCGCGCAGGGATACCAACGCGCTCAGGCCTTGCAACCAGATCTTATTCTGTTGGATGTACACATGCCGGTCTTGAACGGGTTCAATGCAAGCCGCCTTCTTAAAAATGATCCGGCCACCGCTCACATCCCCATCATTTTCCTGACATCGGCCAACGATCTGAATGATCGCCTGGAAGGGCTGACCAACGGGGGTGTAGATTACGTGATCAAGCCATTCGAGCAAGAAGAGGTGCTGGCACGCATACGGATTCATCTGGGGCGCAAGAATGCGCAAGCACCGGCGGAAACAATCAAGCCAGGCGGGCAAAGCCAGAAGGACATGACGCTGGTCAAAGCGGCCTGCAGTTACTTAAGCACGCGATTGTCACAGCCGCCCACTCAAGAGGTATTAGCCAAAATACTACATACCAACGAAAAAAGGCTGATTCGCGCATTCCGGAAGGAGCTGAACCTGACCGTGTTCGAATACATACGCGAACAACGCATCAAGCAGGCTTCACAGATGTTGCTGGAAACTTCTTTGTTGGTCAGCGAGATAGCGGAAGAGCTGGGCTTCTCCAGCTCCGCCAACTTTGCAACAGCGTTCAAGGCTCAAGTCGGTATTACACCGTCGGAGTTTCGAGAACGAGGCGGCAACCAAACGCCTATCAACGTTTCTGCATCAATCGAATAA
- a CDS encoding OmpA family protein: MNKTLIGAALLASFALAGCGTLSKVDSEGKTDNPVFPAAEDTSFHTGSYPNIDNLRQVGDGVTRDQLYDLLGRPHFAEGFQVREWDYLFHFNTPEGRKTCQFKVLFDEDKIGRSFYWAPAECADIVKGQAPMKPFSLSGDVGFAFGSAVLTTAGLSTVRDVATQLKQLSKLEQVAVAGHTDRIGDAGANQRLSQQRAESVRNALVAQGIPSSAVRAQGYGESRPAVQCDQQDRNDLIACLAPNRRVDIEVQGQR, encoded by the coding sequence ATGAACAAGACATTGATTGGAGCCGCGCTTCTTGCCAGTTTCGCCCTGGCCGGCTGCGGTACCTTAAGCAAGGTAGACTCCGAGGGCAAGACAGATAATCCTGTGTTCCCTGCTGCGGAAGATACTTCGTTCCACACGGGCTCATACCCTAATATCGACAATCTGCGCCAGGTTGGCGATGGCGTAACACGCGACCAACTCTACGACTTGCTGGGCCGCCCGCACTTTGCGGAAGGCTTTCAGGTACGCGAATGGGATTACCTATTCCACTTTAATACGCCTGAAGGCCGCAAGACCTGCCAGTTCAAGGTGCTGTTCGACGAGGACAAGATCGGACGCAGCTTTTACTGGGCTCCCGCCGAATGCGCCGACATCGTGAAGGGGCAGGCGCCGATGAAGCCGTTTTCGCTCTCGGGTGATGTGGGCTTTGCGTTTGGCAGTGCCGTGTTGACTACGGCAGGCCTGAGCACAGTGCGCGATGTCGCCACTCAATTGAAGCAGCTATCCAAGCTAGAGCAGGTTGCTGTTGCGGGCCATACGGATCGCATCGGCGATGCCGGAGCCAACCAGCGGCTGTCGCAACAACGGGCTGAGTCGGTGCGTAATGCGCTGGTTGCGCAAGGCATACCTTCTTCGGCAGTACGGGCGCAAGGTTACGGTGAAAGCAGGCCGGCGGTGCAGTGCGATCAGCAAGACCGCAACGATCTGATCGCATGCCTGGCGCCGAATCGCCGCGTTGATATCGAGGTTCAGGGCCAGCGCTGA
- a CDS encoding YadA-like family protein translates to MNRIYKTVWNEQTRTFVAVSELARARGKRSGSSVNTGAAASGTKLRGALALGAVALAGAGLLSASVPALADVTVGNEPAVSGSSIEFSGGAGSINFADGGTISGLADGSIDQNGTNAVTTGQLWTTNNALATVTTSVTGLSSTVQGHTTQINANTGLISANTTNIATNTGNIATHTTQIGNLQTASDASVRYDNASTKDVITLGGDSGTRITNLANGDISSTSTDAVTGQQIHNLFIDTGAGGVRYFHANSEQDDSTAVGDQSIAIGPNSVATGDNSFAAGQGASTAATAGGAIALGQDADAGSTIDGEGAIAIGRGSEAGRSGSIALGDGAKGTDTDATAVGAGAQASSVNATALGASGLASGGGSIAIGGATASAGNALAAGTGAYAATAGSIALGVNAGIGTQGNAAGDRTNHIAVGTNAGQNVAGNQTTAIGYGAGSNVTGDDNVALGTEAGRGLQGNNNISIGVNANDGAGIRAQAIAIGDGTSAGSDSVAMGSGAAAEGSETLALGKDSYAGENGVAVGAHATAEGSNIALGRNSAARETDLLGSGYLTGSVAPGSAVSVGNSNPGEAFQRRITNVADGAQGYDAVNVRQLQGAQQSVSNLVGGNVTVEPNGSFGGYVIELTDTGGATHQYTTVAEAINAVSSGAISVLPGNAVIYNSNGTVTVAEGVIGTDAVNVAQLEQAVAENGLKYFSANTTVAANRDNDGATGTNAMAIGPAAVASGDSSLALGYAARVNAGAHNGVAIGHDVSARALDSTAIGNRSHVYDQAGVAIGREAVSRGQNSIVMGTGAEADPKSDSTVDNAIVIGTVAEATANDGIAIGQSALASEERAVAQGYDAHATAEDAQAFGTRSRASGVSSQASGTDARASGSNSIASGTDSRAYAADGIAIGTGAVTGIANPPLGEDRRNINGIAIGNTALADYENAMALGVEANARANSATAIGDGADAEALNALAVGTDARVTGVSASAFGRGAEATALNATALGQGAQAGHTGSVALGSGAVTALPVGTSSSIIDKVTYNYAGTNPVATVSVGTETEKRTITNMAAGRVSSTSTDAINGSQLFQTNTAVTVLGNNLDTAGSSVAAALGGTSAYDPSTHTVTAGLSVQGNNYTNVQDALTYVGQGWNVSAQGGASGNVAPGGLVDLSNTDGNINIARSGTNLTFALDDEINVGTSINVGAPDNRTTINGGNVTTNNLTVGGVTRLGDQFVVNADNSVTYNGSEIANQNDGLSFAGNTGGTIAKTLGDTTPLTVSGQLAAGEASTGANLRVDSDGNQLNLVMARNLTDLDSITINNGGPVINGGGINMRGNKITNLAAGTDDTDAVNVSQLNDVADTVNAGWNVSADGGTAAKVAPGGLVDFGNDDGNIVVARNGTNLSFELADDVTIGNSLTVGDTIVNNGGVTTNNLTVTGETRLGDNFLVNNAGNVTYNGSEIANQNDGLSFAGNTGSAIDKTLGDTTPLTISGELASTEAVTGENLRVDSDGNQLNLVMARNLTDLDSITINNGGPVINSGGINMNNNRITNLAPGVDGTDAVNIDQLEAVDVVANAGWNLSVGGEGAVAGNNVAPGGVVNFDNTDGNIEITRNNGTDLEFNLNKDIDLGTDGSLTTGNTLVNNDGLAVDDGAGNRTETTVAGTTVTNAEGDTTKVGAGSISVADAAGNETAIGGTQVVVGGANPITISGDTGDITGLSNRDLNAADFGTMGRAATEEQLQIVNDTANAGWNVSASGAGSTAANIGPNGNVMFSSDSNITVTQTGIDDDGIINVVLNEDIDLGPDGSVTTGNSVLDNTGLTINDTTAGTLTSIGSGAIALADSTGNITTIDPTSVTVGGSFPIAISGNTGIISGLQNQTVNYADFADGSGRAATEEQLAPISNFVALNNDGTFSYNGQNHPTLQAALDSMHWNVEAPAPDNSGGGSGGSGGTGGTGGGTGGGGSGDNSTPINNGNTVGFVAGDNIVISKTDRPNGAGADIKVAMADDISVNSITAVQVNAGKVNADRIEINNGGPVIDAKGIDMAGKPITNVAAGVNETDAVNVGQLQQAAGNLQNQVNNLSSDLRRQDKRLSGGVAAAMATAALPQAYLPGKTMMSMAGGTWNSESGMAIGFSGISDNGHWVYKLSGNATSRGDYGGAVGVGYQW, encoded by the coding sequence GTGAATCGGATATATAAAACGGTGTGGAATGAGCAAACGCGAACATTCGTCGCGGTCTCTGAACTGGCGCGTGCACGTGGCAAGCGTTCGGGAAGTTCTGTAAATACTGGTGCAGCGGCATCAGGCACCAAGCTTCGTGGCGCGCTGGCGCTAGGTGCTGTTGCGCTGGCAGGCGCCGGGTTATTGAGCGCGAGTGTGCCAGCGCTGGCTGATGTGACGGTGGGCAACGAGCCCGCCGTGAGCGGGAGCAGCATTGAATTTAGCGGTGGCGCCGGCAGTATCAATTTCGCAGATGGCGGAACGATTAGCGGGCTAGCGGACGGCTCGATAGATCAAAACGGCACGAATGCCGTGACGACTGGTCAGCTTTGGACTACCAACAATGCATTGGCTACCGTTACAACGAGCGTTACCGGCTTGAGTTCGACAGTGCAGGGACATACGACGCAGATTAATGCTAATACCGGTTTGATCAGTGCTAACACAACCAACATTGCTACCAATACTGGCAATATTGCCACTCACACAACGCAAATTGGTAATCTACAGACAGCCTCCGACGCATCTGTACGCTATGACAATGCCAGCACCAAGGATGTGATTACACTGGGCGGCGACAGTGGCACACGCATCACCAATCTCGCTAACGGCGATATCAGCTCGACCAGCACCGACGCCGTCACGGGTCAGCAAATTCATAATCTATTTATCGACACCGGCGCAGGTGGCGTAAGGTATTTTCACGCCAATTCGGAGCAAGATGATTCTACGGCCGTGGGAGACCAGTCCATCGCAATCGGCCCCAATAGTGTGGCCACCGGCGATAACAGCTTTGCTGCTGGTCAAGGCGCGAGCACCGCGGCAACCGCCGGAGGCGCGATCGCGCTGGGTCAGGATGCAGACGCTGGTTCCACCATTGATGGCGAGGGCGCCATCGCGATTGGCCGAGGGAGCGAGGCCGGTAGAAGTGGTTCCATTGCTTTGGGTGACGGCGCGAAAGGAACAGACACCGATGCTACGGCTGTCGGCGCCGGCGCGCAGGCCAGCAGCGTCAACGCGACGGCATTGGGCGCTAGTGGACTGGCATCCGGTGGCGGCAGTATCGCCATTGGTGGTGCCACTGCATCGGCAGGCAACGCTTTAGCTGCCGGCACTGGCGCTTATGCCGCCACAGCCGGCAGCATTGCGCTGGGCGTTAATGCCGGCATCGGGACGCAAGGCAACGCTGCAGGCGATCGCACCAATCATATTGCCGTCGGCACGAATGCCGGGCAGAATGTTGCTGGCAACCAGACTACGGCTATCGGCTACGGAGCAGGCTCGAATGTGACGGGCGATGACAACGTTGCACTTGGTACCGAGGCGGGAAGAGGGCTCCAGGGTAACAACAATATTTCCATTGGTGTAAACGCCAATGATGGCGCCGGGATTAGGGCACAGGCCATCGCGATCGGCGATGGAACCAGCGCAGGTTCCGATTCTGTGGCAATGGGCAGCGGCGCCGCGGCCGAGGGCAGTGAAACGTTGGCCCTGGGCAAGGATTCGTATGCAGGTGAAAACGGCGTCGCGGTCGGCGCTCATGCCACGGCTGAGGGCAGCAATATCGCGCTGGGCCGGAATTCGGCGGCGCGCGAGACGGATCTGCTTGGCTCCGGATACCTGACTGGCTCAGTCGCCCCCGGTTCCGCGGTATCCGTAGGCAACTCGAATCCAGGAGAGGCTTTCCAGCGCCGCATCACCAACGTGGCTGACGGCGCACAGGGATACGATGCGGTCAACGTACGCCAATTGCAGGGCGCGCAGCAATCCGTTTCGAACCTGGTCGGCGGCAACGTGACGGTGGAGCCGAACGGCAGCTTCGGTGGCTATGTCATCGAACTGACAGACACCGGTGGAGCTACACATCAATATACAACCGTCGCAGAGGCGATCAACGCGGTATCGAGCGGAGCGATCAGTGTTCTGCCCGGTAATGCCGTGATCTACAACTCGAATGGCACTGTCACCGTGGCGGAAGGCGTCATTGGGACCGATGCCGTTAATGTTGCCCAGTTGGAGCAGGCAGTCGCCGAAAACGGCCTCAAGTACTTCAGCGCCAATACCACTGTCGCTGCCAATAGAGATAACGATGGCGCGACAGGCACCAATGCTATGGCCATTGGCCCAGCAGCGGTGGCCAGCGGCGACTCATCGTTGGCGCTAGGCTATGCTGCCCGGGTTAATGCGGGCGCTCATAATGGAGTAGCCATCGGTCACGACGTCAGCGCCCGCGCGCTGGACTCGACCGCGATTGGTAACCGCAGCCACGTTTACGACCAGGCTGGCGTAGCCATAGGCCGAGAGGCTGTGAGCCGGGGACAGAACTCCATCGTCATGGGTACTGGCGCCGAAGCTGATCCTAAGTCCGATAGCACAGTGGATAATGCCATCGTCATCGGCACGGTGGCCGAAGCAACCGCCAACGACGGCATTGCCATCGGTCAGAGCGCGCTGGCATCCGAAGAGCGAGCGGTGGCTCAGGGCTACGATGCGCACGCTACGGCTGAAGACGCCCAGGCCTTCGGCACGCGCTCTCGCGCCAGCGGCGTCAGTTCCCAGGCCAGTGGTACGGATGCCCGCGCGAGCGGCAGCAACTCGATCGCTAGCGGTACCGATTCACGCGCTTATGCCGCCGACGGTATAGCCATCGGTACGGGAGCGGTCACTGGCATTGCCAATCCACCGCTCGGGGAGGACCGCCGCAACATCAATGGTATCGCCATCGGCAATACCGCACTGGCCGACTACGAGAACGCGATGGCGCTGGGCGTGGAAGCCAACGCTCGAGCCAACTCCGCCACCGCCATCGGTGACGGCGCCGATGCCGAGGCCTTGAATGCACTCGCAGTCGGCACCGACGCACGCGTCACCGGCGTGAGCGCTTCCGCTTTCGGCCGTGGTGCTGAAGCCACTGCTCTGAATGCAACTGCCCTGGGTCAAGGTGCGCAGGCTGGGCATACAGGTTCGGTCGCGCTGGGCAGCGGCGCGGTTACGGCGCTGCCAGTCGGCACGTCGAGCTCTATTATCGATAAAGTGACCTACAACTATGCTGGTACCAATCCGGTCGCCACTGTGAGCGTAGGCACCGAGACTGAGAAACGCACCATTACCAATATGGCTGCCGGCCGTGTTAGCTCGACCAGTACCGACGCCATCAACGGCAGCCAGCTGTTCCAGACCAATACGGCAGTGACAGTGCTGGGTAACAACTTGGATACGGCAGGCAGCAGCGTTGCTGCTGCGCTGGGCGGAACCTCAGCCTACGATCCGAGCACCCACACCGTGACGGCTGGACTGTCCGTGCAGGGAAATAACTATACCAACGTGCAGGATGCGTTGACTTACGTGGGCCAGGGCTGGAACGTCAGCGCTCAGGGTGGCGCCAGTGGGAATGTCGCGCCTGGCGGATTGGTAGATCTCAGCAACACCGACGGCAACATTAACATTGCCCGTAGCGGCACGAACTTGACGTTCGCCCTAGACGACGAAATCAACGTTGGCACAAGTATCAATGTCGGCGCTCCCGATAACCGCACCACCATCAACGGCGGTAATGTCACGACCAATAACTTGACAGTCGGGGGAGTGACTCGCCTGGGTGATCAGTTCGTGGTGAACGCGGACAATAGCGTTACTTACAACGGTTCTGAAATCGCCAATCAGAACGATGGTTTGAGCTTCGCGGGCAACACCGGCGGAACCATCGCCAAGACCTTAGGTGATACCACGCCGCTGACTGTCTCTGGCCAACTGGCTGCAGGCGAAGCGTCCACAGGCGCCAACCTGCGCGTGGATAGCGACGGCAACCAGTTGAACTTGGTGATGGCGCGCAACCTGACTGATCTGGACAGCATCACCATCAACAACGGCGGTCCGGTGATCAATGGCGGCGGCATCAATATGCGCGGCAACAAGATCACCAACCTGGCCGCCGGCACCGATGATACTGATGCGGTTAACGTGTCGCAGCTGAACGACGTCGCGGATACGGTCAACGCGGGCTGGAACGTCAGCGCAGATGGCGGCACAGCGGCCAAGGTGGCCCCCGGTGGTTTGGTCGATTTCGGTAATGACGACGGTAACATCGTGGTTGCTCGCAACGGCACGAACTTGTCGTTCGAACTAGCCGATGATGTCACGATCGGCAACAGTCTCACCGTTGGCGACACCATCGTCAATAACGGAGGTGTCACGACCAACAATCTGACGGTTACAGGTGAAACTCGTCTGGGCGACAACTTTTTGGTGAACAACGCCGGCAACGTCACTTACAACGGCTCTGAAATCGCCAATCAGAACGATGGTTTGAGCTTCGCGGGCAACACCGGCAGCGCTATAGACAAGACTTTGGGTGATACCACGCCGTTGACCATTTCAGGAGAGCTGGCCAGCACCGAGGCAGTCACTGGCGAAAACTTGCGTGTGGATAGCGACGGCAACCAGTTGAACTTGGTGATGGCGCGCAACCTGACTGATCTGGACAGCATCACCATCAACAACGGCGGTCCGGTGATCAACAGCGGCGGCATCAACATGAACAACAACCGGATCACCAACCTGGCTCCCGGTGTTGACGGCACTGATGCAGTCAATATAGATCAGTTGGAAGCTGTTGACGTGGTGGCCAATGCAGGTTGGAATTTGTCCGTAGGTGGCGAAGGTGCCGTGGCCGGCAATAACGTGGCTCCCGGCGGCGTGGTGAACTTCGACAACACTGACGGCAATATCGAAATCACCCGCAACAACGGTACGGATTTGGAATTCAACCTAAACAAGGACATCGACCTTGGTACGGATGGTAGCCTGACGACCGGCAATACGCTGGTCAACAACGATGGCTTGGCGGTGGATGACGGGGCCGGCAATAGGACCGAAACCACGGTCGCTGGTACTACCGTAACCAATGCCGAGGGTGATACGACGAAGGTGGGTGCGGGTTCAATCTCGGTGGCTGATGCGGCTGGCAACGAGACGGCCATAGGCGGAACCCAGGTAGTGGTCGGCGGCGCCAATCCCATCACCATTAGTGGTGACACGGGAGATATCACAGGCCTGAGTAACCGCGACCTTAATGCAGCAGACTTTGGGACCATGGGTCGTGCCGCCACAGAAGAGCAGCTACAGATTGTGAACGACACAGCCAATGCGGGCTGGAACGTATCGGCCAGTGGTGCTGGGTCTACTGCAGCCAATATTGGCCCGAACGGCAATGTGATGTTCAGCAGCGACAGCAACATTACGGTTACTCAGACGGGCATTGATGACGATGGCATCATCAACGTGGTGTTGAACGAAGACATTGATCTGGGTCCTGATGGCAGCGTTACCACTGGCAATAGCGTGCTGGACAACACCGGACTGACAATCAACGACACAACGGCAGGCACGTTGACCAGCATAGGTTCAGGGGCTATTGCACTTGCTGACAGCACAGGCAATATCACCACGATTGATCCGACCAGTGTTACGGTTGGCGGCTCTTTCCCGATTGCGATCAGCGGCAACACCGGCATCATCAGCGGCTTGCAAAACCAGACTGTCAACTATGCAGACTTTGCGGATGGCTCCGGCCGTGCCGCAACGGAAGAGCAGCTCGCACCGATTTCGAACTTTGTTGCGCTCAATAATGACGGCACCTTCAGCTACAACGGCCAAAATCACCCAACGCTGCAAGCCGCGCTCGACAGCATGCATTGGAATGTTGAAGCGCCTGCGCCTGACAACTCCGGCGGTGGCTCGGGCGGTTCTGGCGGAACAGGCGGTACGGGCGGCGGCACAGGTGGCGGTGGCTCTGGCGATAACTCCACACCCATTAACAACGGCAACACCGTGGGCTTTGTGGCAGGCGACAATATTGTCATCTCGAAGACCGACCGGCCCAATGGCGCTGGTGCGGATATCAAGGTAGCCATGGCTGACGATATCTCCGTCAATTCCATCACGGCGGTTCAAGTCAATGCCGGCAAGGTCAACGCTGACCGTATCGAGATCAACAACGGTGGTCCGGTCATCGACGCGAAGGGCATTGATATGGCAGGCAAGCCCATTACCAATGTGGCTGCTGGCGTGAACGAAACCGATGCGGTGAACGTGGGCCAATTGCAGCAGGCAGCGGGCAATCTGCAGAACCAGGTCAACAACCTGAGCAGCGATCTGCGTCGCCAGGACAAGAGGCTGAGCGGCGGTGTGGCGGCGGCCATGGCAACGGCGGCCCTGCCCCAGGCCTACCTGCCCGGCAAGACCATGATGTCTATGGCCGGCGGTACCTGGAACAGTGAATCGGGCATGGCTATTGGGTTCTCGGGCATTTCCGACAACGGTCACTGGGTCTATAAGCTGTCGGGCAATGCTACATCCCGCGGCGACTACGGCGGTGCCGTAGGCGTTGGCTATCAGTGGTAA
- a CDS encoding response regulator: MLNYTSHVLLVDDNAAEIYPLVEALRKFPFRLTVAGDGIQAYAQAVSTVPDIILMDVRMPRRDGITTTRLLKANPSTQHIPILFLAAAATLEDRLEGLRSGAVDYILKPFEAEEVVEKVRIHLSLKQRLLTPLVTSAVAQTRLQPRGSRAGRKNDSAAVLQRAAATIIQDRLADPPRISELAALLAVSERRVMAAFKASVGRSVFEYIRRERMHKAARLLAQTDLHMLDIVAEVGYSSAANFSTAFKQYWGKTPSAYRDGKMDVL, translated from the coding sequence ATGTTGAATTACACCTCACATGTGCTACTGGTGGATGACAACGCCGCAGAGATTTATCCATTAGTAGAAGCCTTGCGAAAATTCCCCTTCCGCCTCACTGTGGCTGGCGATGGCATTCAGGCTTATGCACAAGCCGTTTCAACGGTACCAGATATCATTCTGATGGATGTTCGCATGCCCAGGCGTGACGGCATCACGACGACCCGTCTGCTCAAGGCTAATCCTTCCACACAGCACATACCCATACTGTTTCTGGCTGCCGCCGCAACATTAGAAGACCGGCTGGAGGGCCTACGTTCCGGGGCTGTCGATTATATTTTGAAGCCTTTCGAGGCCGAGGAAGTGGTGGAGAAAGTACGCATCCATCTCTCGTTGAAACAAAGGTTGCTTACGCCTCTTGTTACATCCGCTGTTGCACAAACTCGTCTTCAGCCGAGAGGGTCGAGAGCTGGGAGAAAAAATGATTCCGCCGCGGTATTGCAGCGGGCCGCGGCAACCATTATTCAAGATCGATTGGCAGATCCTCCGCGGATAAGCGAGCTGGCTGCGCTATTAGCTGTTTCCGAGCGCCGCGTTATGGCCGCATTCAAAGCCAGTGTGGGGAGGTCGGTGTTCGAATACATCCGACGCGAACGTATGCATAAAGCGGCTCGACTGCTGGCCCAAACTGATCTGCATATGCTGGATATTGTGGCAGAGGTAGGCTATTCCAGCGCGGCGAATTTTTCAACCGCGTTCAAGCAATACTGGGGCAAAACACCGTCGGCCTATCGAGACGGAAAGATGGATGTTCTTTAA